The following coding sequences lie in one Maribacter forsetii DSM 18668 genomic window:
- a CDS encoding GNAT family N-acetyltransferase, giving the protein MEIVLTNIIVRQMAVNDIPGAMKLVIAENWNQTQIDWQMFLELNSNLCLVATYNNEIVGTVTAINYKNDVAWIGMMLVSKAFRGLGVSKNLLNTIIEKLEGCKSIKLDATAAGIPVYKKIGFQEELEVDRMITTDFDTTINNSSRDTVRAISVNDMEELSALDLNYFGANRLDLINFLKKKNKAWCLIRNECIVAYVFLRPGSNYFQLGPLMAETVDDALNLIEIILEHNIGQSIVIDVLHDQFKFKERLVGLGFSFQRSFVRMYLKDNSFAGLLNKQFLIAGPELG; this is encoded by the coding sequence ATGGAAATTGTACTAACAAATATTATAGTCAGACAAATGGCTGTCAACGATATACCGGGAGCAATGAAATTGGTTATTGCAGAAAATTGGAATCAAACCCAGATAGATTGGCAAATGTTTTTAGAACTGAATTCTAATTTGTGTCTTGTAGCAACATATAATAATGAAATAGTTGGTACGGTAACAGCTATAAATTATAAAAATGATGTTGCATGGATCGGGATGATGCTGGTATCTAAAGCCTTTCGAGGATTGGGAGTTAGTAAGAATCTATTGAATACGATTATTGAAAAATTAGAAGGCTGTAAATCAATAAAATTAGATGCGACTGCGGCAGGTATTCCAGTGTATAAAAAAATAGGTTTTCAAGAAGAACTGGAAGTTGACCGAATGATAACTACCGATTTTGATACAACTATAAATAATAGTAGTAGAGATACTGTTAGGGCTATATCAGTAAATGATATGGAAGAGTTATCTGCACTTGATTTGAATTATTTTGGAGCTAACAGACTTGATTTAATCAATTTTTTAAAGAAAAAAAATAAGGCATGGTGTCTTATAAGAAATGAGTGTATCGTAGCCTATGTTTTCTTAAGACCTGGCAGCAATTATTTTCAATTAGGTCCACTTATGGCAGAAACCGTAGATGATGCTTTAAACCTCATTGAGATCATTCTTGAACATAACATCGGTCAATCTATAGTAATCGATGTTTTGCATGATCAGTTCAAGTTCAAAGAGCGATTAGTTGGTTTAGGATTCTCTTTTCAAAGGTCATTTGTAAGAATGTATTTGAAAGACAATTCTTTTGCAGGTTTGTTAAATAAGCAATTTTTAATTGCGGGCCCAGAGTTGGGGTAG